A region from the Candidatus Electrothrix scaldis genome encodes:
- a CDS encoding nitrate reductase cytochrome c-type subunit — protein MKWIVFPLYLLSFVFFVSVVNSEDVESLRGSADIPAGSIPAVDMDWQPPGTTVPRTSAHQPPLIAHDITGMKITYDVNPCLGCHGLEASGAPKPFETHYTDRDGKKGEEISRRWYFCTQCHVGQVDAKPLVENTFEGK, from the coding sequence ATGAAATGGATCGTATTTCCTCTGTATCTTTTGAGTTTTGTTTTTTTTGTATCCGTTGTCAACAGTGAAGATGTTGAATCGTTGCGCGGGAGCGCGGATATTCCTGCCGGGTCAATCCCTGCTGTGGACATGGATTGGCAGCCGCCCGGAACCACTGTTCCTCGGACCTCGGCGCACCAACCCCCGCTTATTGCCCATGATATAACTGGGATGAAGATTACATATGATGTGAACCCCTGTTTGGGCTGTCATGGTTTGGAGGCCTCGGGTGCTCCGAAACCATTTGAAACCCATTATACAGATAGGGACGGCAAGAAAGGGGAGGAGATTTCCCGGCGTTGGTACTTTTGCACCCAATGTCATGTGGGGCAGGTTGATGCCAAGCCCTTGGTGGAAAATACCTTTGAGGGGAAATGA
- the napH gene encoding quinol dehydrogenase ferredoxin subunit NapH, translating to MIAKRKPGQEAAKKKGWIQSHKWLLLRRVSQVGILALFLAGPLCGIWIIRGTLSASEILGFLPMTDPLIMLQSLAAGHPLASSAVVGVLVVVVMYVLLGGGVFCAWVCPVNVVTDAAAWLNRVLGRKSGINQGLHLNKNIRYWFMAAILLLSLGSGTIVYEWLNPVTMLQRGILFGMGIGWILILAIFVFDAFLLRRGWCGHLCPMGAMYSLLTSVAVLRVKADGRERCTDCLDCFAVCPESQVIRPALKGAPESSPLILDKNCLNCGRCIDICPHNVFRFSRRT from the coding sequence ATGATCGCAAAAAGAAAACCGGGACAGGAGGCGGCGAAAAAAAAAGGGTGGATACAGTCGCATAAATGGCTGCTGCTGCGTCGTGTTTCACAGGTGGGTATCCTGGCGCTTTTTCTGGCAGGGCCTTTGTGCGGGATTTGGATTATCAGAGGAACCTTGTCTGCCAGTGAGATTTTGGGATTTCTCCCCATGACAGATCCGCTGATTATGCTCCAATCTCTGGCAGCCGGTCACCCTCTGGCTTCAAGTGCTGTGGTCGGTGTCTTGGTTGTGGTTGTCATGTATGTCCTGCTTGGCGGCGGGGTATTTTGTGCCTGGGTTTGTCCTGTCAACGTAGTGACTGATGCGGCGGCCTGGCTGAACAGGGTATTGGGGAGGAAATCGGGGATAAACCAAGGGCTGCATTTGAATAAAAACATCCGGTACTGGTTCATGGCGGCGATCCTGCTTTTGTCCCTTGGCAGTGGAACCATAGTCTACGAATGGCTCAACCCGGTGACCATGTTGCAGCGGGGAATACTGTTCGGCATGGGCATAGGATGGATTTTGATCCTGGCCATTTTTGTTTTTGATGCCTTTCTGTTGCGACGTGGTTGGTGCGGACATCTTTGCCCGATGGGTGCCATGTACAGCCTGCTGACCTCGGTTGCTGTCCTTCGGGTCAAGGCCGATGGCCGGGAACGATGTACCGATTGCCTGGACTGTTTTGCTGTTTGTCCTGAATCCCAAGTCATTCGACCGGCGTTGAAAGGTGCCCCAGAGAGCTCACCACTCATTCTTGATAAAAACTGTCTGAACTGTGGACGGTGTATTGATATCTGTCCGCATAATGTTTTTCGTTTTTCTCGACGAACTTGA
- the napG gene encoding ferredoxin-type protein NapG — protein MDEKETRQHHNREEERRRRFLRDALSAAAGAFVLAVGLGAYQRSAQAVPARAIRPPGALPEKQFQAACLRCGQCVRACHANLLRNSRVEAQGPDQPAEINPNESVQLEPVLRLAEAGHDVPVGTPYFIPRTSPCRLCEDMPCVQACPSGALSKRNLLDEEKKAPSIYEARMGLAVLVDNENCIGFQGLRCDVCYRNCPVLDQALTLDMVANQRTGMHARFIPTVHSEYCTGCGKCERSCILEHPAIKVLPLAQARGELGHHYRLGWQEKEKAGKSLIPEALQLPVRMPEEEP, from the coding sequence ATGGATGAAAAAGAAACAAGACAGCATCATAACAGGGAGGAGGAGAGACGTCGTCGTTTTCTCAGGGATGCTTTGTCGGCTGCCGCCGGGGCCTTTGTGCTGGCGGTCGGGCTGGGAGCATATCAACGCTCTGCTCAGGCTGTGCCTGCCCGAGCGATACGACCGCCAGGGGCTCTGCCGGAGAAGCAATTCCAGGCAGCCTGCCTGCGCTGCGGGCAATGTGTCCGGGCCTGTCATGCCAATCTTCTGCGCAATAGCAGGGTGGAGGCGCAGGGGCCTGATCAACCGGCTGAGATTAATCCTAACGAATCAGTACAACTGGAACCGGTCCTGCGCTTGGCCGAAGCAGGCCATGATGTCCCGGTGGGGACTCCATATTTTATTCCCCGAACCAGCCCTTGCCGTTTATGCGAGGATATGCCTTGCGTGCAGGCCTGTCCTTCCGGGGCCTTGAGTAAGCGAAATCTTCTGGATGAGGAAAAGAAGGCGCCTTCTATCTACGAGGCACGAATGGGGCTGGCTGTGCTTGTTGATAACGAAAACTGCATCGGTTTTCAGGGGCTGCGTTGTGATGTCTGTTATCGGAATTGCCCTGTGCTGGATCAGGCCCTGACCCTGGATATGGTGGCGAACCAGCGAACCGGTATGCACGCCCGGTTTATTCCTACGGTGCATTCGGAGTATTGTACCGGCTGCGGCAAATGCGAGCGCTCCTGTATTTTGGAACATCCTGCGATTAAGGTGTTGCCCCTTGCCCAGGCACGAGGTGAGCTGGGGCATCATTATCGCTTGGGATGGCAGGAAAAAGAAAAGGCTGGCAAGTCTCTCATCCCTGAGGCCCTGCAATTACCTGTGCGGATGCCGGAGGAAGAGCCATGA
- the napA gene encoding nitrate reductase catalytic subunit NapA: MKLNRRDFIKANAAMAAAAVAGTQLPATQKALAAEGDKGIRWDKAPCRFCGTGCSVLVGTKDGRIVATQGDPDAPVNRGLNCIKGYFLTKIMYGKDRLTKPLLRKKNGKYDKNGEFTPVSWDEAFTIMAKKYKEAIQKNGPTTVGMFGSGQWQVWEGYAASKLFKAGFLSNNLDPNARHCMASAVAGFMRTFGIDEPMGCYDDLENADAFVLWGSNMAEMHPILWSRLTNRRLTALHVKVAVLSTYEHRCFDLADIPMVFKPQTDMVILNYIANYIIQNDKVNKDFVDKHVNFRIGNTDIGYGLRPEDAREKKAANAGDAGGSKEYSFAEYAKYVSEYTLDKAHEISGVPKKDLEALAELYADPKRKVVSYWTMGFNQHTRGTWVNQLCYNVHLLTGKISEPGNGPFSLTGQPSACGTAREVGTFSHRLPADMVVKNPKHREIAEKIWKLPAGTIPGKPGYHAVLQNRMLKDGKLNAYWVMCNNNMQAAANINEEAYPGYRNPKNFVVVSDPYPTVTAMAADLILPTAMWTEKEGAYGNAERRTQFFRQQVKAPGEAKSDLWQLVEFSKYFTTDEIWPQELLDKNPAYKGKTLYEVLFANGQVDKFPLSELQKGHDNDEAHHFGFYLQKGLFEEYASFGRGHGHDLAPFEMYHKARGLRWPVVDKKETLWRFREGYDPYVKKGEDIRFYGHKDGKAIIFALPYEPPPEVPDKEYDLWLCTGRVLEHWHSGSMTRRVPELYRAVPDAQVFMHPKEAEKRGLKRGQLVRIASRRGEITCPLETRGRNKPPEGLVFIPWFDAGRLVNKLTLDATCPISKETDYKKCAVKVSKA, translated from the coding sequence ATGAAGCTAAACAGGCGTGATTTTATTAAGGCCAATGCTGCAATGGCCGCTGCCGCTGTTGCGGGTACGCAGCTCCCGGCCACGCAAAAGGCCCTGGCTGCTGAGGGGGATAAGGGCATCCGATGGGATAAGGCACCTTGTCGTTTTTGCGGGACAGGCTGTAGCGTGTTGGTGGGTACCAAGGACGGTCGGATCGTGGCAACCCAGGGCGATCCTGATGCCCCGGTAAACAGGGGGCTGAACTGTATCAAGGGCTATTTCCTGACCAAAATCATGTACGGCAAGGATCGACTCACCAAGCCTTTATTACGCAAGAAGAACGGTAAGTACGATAAAAACGGCGAGTTCACTCCGGTCTCCTGGGACGAAGCCTTTACGATCATGGCAAAAAAATACAAAGAGGCTATTCAGAAGAATGGGCCCACCACGGTGGGCATGTTCGGGTCCGGCCAATGGCAGGTCTGGGAAGGCTATGCTGCATCAAAGCTCTTTAAGGCGGGCTTCCTCTCTAATAACCTGGATCCCAATGCCCGGCATTGCATGGCCTCGGCCGTTGCGGGTTTTATGCGTACCTTTGGCATAGATGAGCCTATGGGCTGTTACGATGATCTGGAAAATGCAGACGCCTTTGTCCTCTGGGGCTCCAATATGGCGGAAATGCATCCCATTCTCTGGTCCCGGCTCACCAATCGGCGCCTGACAGCCTTGCATGTGAAGGTGGCAGTTCTTTCCACCTATGAGCATCGTTGTTTTGACTTGGCAGATATCCCTATGGTGTTCAAGCCTCAGACAGATATGGTCATCCTGAATTATATTGCCAATTATATTATCCAGAATGATAAGGTGAATAAGGATTTCGTGGATAAGCACGTTAACTTCCGCATCGGTAATACCGATATCGGTTATGGCCTGCGCCCGGAAGATGCCAGGGAAAAGAAGGCGGCCAATGCTGGAGATGCAGGCGGCTCAAAGGAGTACAGTTTTGCGGAGTATGCCAAGTATGTCTCCGAGTACACTCTGGACAAGGCCCATGAAATATCAGGGGTTCCGAAAAAGGATTTAGAGGCCTTGGCTGAGCTCTATGCTGATCCCAAACGCAAGGTGGTGTCCTACTGGACTATGGGCTTTAACCAGCATACCCGTGGCACCTGGGTGAATCAGCTCTGCTATAATGTCCATCTGCTCACTGGCAAGATTTCTGAGCCAGGCAATGGCCCCTTTTCGCTCACCGGCCAGCCCTCGGCCTGCGGTACGGCCCGAGAGGTGGGTACCTTCTCTCATCGTCTGCCTGCTGACATGGTGGTGAAAAACCCCAAGCATCGTGAGATAGCAGAGAAGATCTGGAAATTACCCGCTGGTACCATTCCTGGGAAACCTGGTTATCATGCTGTGCTCCAGAACAGGATGCTCAAGGACGGCAAGCTCAATGCCTATTGGGTCATGTGTAATAATAATATGCAGGCTGCTGCCAATATCAACGAGGAAGCCTATCCTGGCTATCGCAATCCGAAAAACTTTGTCGTGGTTTCTGATCCCTATCCCACGGTTACAGCAATGGCTGCTGACCTGATCCTGCCCACAGCCATGTGGACGGAAAAGGAGGGGGCCTATGGCAATGCGGAACGTCGGACCCAATTTTTCCGCCAGCAGGTTAAGGCGCCTGGTGAGGCAAAGAGTGATCTCTGGCAGTTGGTGGAGTTTTCCAAATACTTCACAACCGATGAGATCTGGCCTCAGGAGCTCCTGGACAAGAATCCTGCCTATAAAGGCAAGACCTTGTATGAGGTGCTCTTTGCCAATGGTCAGGTGGACAAATTTCCTTTGAGTGAGTTGCAAAAGGGGCATGACAACGACGAGGCTCATCATTTTGGTTTTTATCTGCAAAAGGGGCTGTTTGAGGAATATGCCAGTTTTGGTCGAGGTCATGGTCACGACTTGGCTCCTTTTGAAATGTACCATAAGGCACGCGGCCTGCGTTGGCCGGTGGTGGATAAGAAAGAGACCCTCTGGCGTTTCCGGGAAGGTTATGATCCATACGTGAAGAAAGGCGAGGATATAAGATTTTATGGTCATAAAGATGGCAAAGCGATCATTTTTGCCTTGCCTTACGAGCCTCCTCCTGAAGTACCGGATAAGGAGTATGATCTCTGGCTCTGTACCGGTCGGGTCCTGGAGCATTGGCATTCCGGTTCCATGACCCGGAGGGTGCCGGAGCTGTACCGGGCTGTGCCTGATGCCCAGGTGTTCATGCATCCCAAGGAAGCGGAAAAACGTGGCCTCAAGCGCGGACAGCTGGTCAGGATCGCCTCCCGTCGGGGTGAGATCACCTGTCCGCTGGAGACTCGGGGACGGAATAAACCGCCGGAAGGGCTGGTGTTTATCCCCTGGTTTGATGCGGGCCGCCTGGTGAATAAACTCACCCTGGATGCGACCTGTCCGATCTCGAAAGAGACGGATTACAAGAAATGCGCGGTCAAGGTGAGCAAGGCCTGA
- a CDS encoding chaperone NapD, with amino-acid sequence MNISGIIVQVFPDTLEAVQQRLGELSGVEIHAVNKDEGSIVITLEDTPDNVPSDVMMDVQKTQGVLAASLIYNYCDEECV; translated from the coding sequence ATGAATATTTCTGGAATTATTGTCCAGGTCTTTCCCGATACCTTGGAAGCAGTCCAGCAACGCCTGGGAGAGCTCTCCGGTGTGGAGATCCATGCTGTGAACAAGGACGAGGGCTCTATCGTTATTACCTTGGAGGACACGCCGGATAATGTGCCCTCTGATGTGATGATGGATGTGCAAAAGACTCAGGGCGTTCTTGCTGCGTCCCTTATTTATAACTATTGCGATGAAGAGTGCGTATAA
- the napF gene encoding ferredoxin-type protein NapF produces the protein MNLTSFFVDKCLAFLLQGEGDRVQEKAVVSPVALSLPPPWSASEQEFRDLCKSCGACAAACERNLIVLEEDGLPFMDFSKGFCNFCGDCARTCPSGALHFSDEQPRRKLHVTINTHCLTRKKVLCQLCQEQCEQEAIVFLREGQGEQLPQILADQCVGCGACVAGCPVQAISLQYAENQSLPSDSTTR, from the coding sequence ATGAACCTGACGTCCTTTTTTGTCGATAAATGCCTCGCCTTCCTCCTTCAGGGAGAAGGAGATCGGGTGCAAGAGAAAGCCGTCGTATCTCCTGTTGCCCTCTCCTTACCCCCGCCTTGGTCTGCCTCTGAGCAGGAATTCCGTGACCTTTGCAAAAGTTGCGGAGCCTGTGCCGCTGCTTGTGAAAGAAATCTGATCGTCCTTGAAGAAGACGGGTTGCCCTTCATGGATTTTTCCAAGGGATTTTGTAACTTCTGCGGAGATTGCGCCCGAACTTGTCCCAGCGGTGCCCTGCATTTTTCCGATGAGCAGCCTCGCAGAAAACTGCATGTTACCATCAATACTCATTGTCTTACGCGGAAAAAGGTGCTCTGCCAGCTTTGCCAGGAGCAATGTGAGCAGGAGGCTATCGTTTTTTTACGAGAAGGGCAGGGGGAGCAGCTTCCACAAATCCTGGCTGATCAGTGTGTCGGCTGCGGGGCATGCGTTGCAGGTTGCCCTGTTCAGGCAATTTCACTCCAATATGCTGAGAACCAGTCTCTACCATCAGATTCCACGACGAGGTGA
- a CDS encoding Crp/Fnr family transcriptional regulator, which translates to MLTRDQKKTILAGSILFQGLSDELINLLANLTLQKQYQKGETIFLEGGPVAGFYLVAQGQVKIFKSSPNGKEQIFYALGPGEPFGLTPLFHNQKFPACAASMIPSIALFFPKTEFLQMTKAHHPLAHSMLAGLSQRLCRLSIKLGDLALKEVPQRLIAHFIYLSEEQNRTDRILLDMPKSQLACLLGTSPENLSRILAHMTREGLIRVQGNMIELLRYNELRQYN; encoded by the coding sequence ATGCTTACCAGAGACCAAAAAAAGACGATCCTCGCTGGCTCCATTCTTTTCCAAGGACTTTCCGATGAACTGATTAACCTGCTTGCAAACCTGACCCTGCAAAAACAATATCAAAAAGGCGAAACTATCTTTCTGGAGGGCGGACCGGTTGCAGGATTTTATCTCGTCGCTCAAGGGCAAGTGAAAATCTTTAAATCCTCACCAAATGGTAAGGAACAAATCTTCTATGCCCTCGGCCCAGGGGAACCCTTTGGCCTGACCCCTCTTTTTCACAACCAAAAATTCCCGGCCTGTGCAGCGAGCATGATTCCATCCATCGCTCTTTTCTTCCCAAAAACAGAATTTCTTCAGATGACAAAAGCCCATCATCCTCTGGCACACTCTATGCTTGCCGGATTATCGCAGCGCTTGTGCAGGCTCTCAATAAAATTAGGAGACCTGGCACTCAAAGAAGTACCGCAGCGGCTGATTGCGCACTTTATCTATCTCTCAGAAGAACAAAACAGAACTGACCGAATCCTCCTTGACATGCCCAAATCACAACTCGCCTGCCTGTTGGGCACCAGCCCTGAAAATCTCTCTCGAATTCTTGCTCACATGACCAGAGAAGGACTCATCCGGGTGCAAGGGAACATGATCGAACTCCTCCGCTATAACGAACTCCGCCAATACAACTGA
- a CDS encoding multiheme c-type cytochrome, whose translation MRVVLWTTALALAIGIQGGAALAAQESGLPKAMSNETKTCLGCHKEINEGMYQQWGASKHYRANVGCYECHKADKGDADAMEHNGFTVSVIVSPKDCGRCHAKETEEFAGSHHSKAGQIMGSLDNKLAEVVEGNKGMKTAGYPDGISAAAVNGCWQCHGSRVAVLPGGKLDPATWPNSGIGRINPDGSEGSCSACHSRHNFSVEQVRNPENCGKCHMGPDHPQIEIYNESKHGIAFHANKDKMNMDSAKWIVGEDYSAAPTCATCHMSATKDMPTNHNVGLRIKWNNRPAISKEAHKTDETWGLESAKITGDMRRKNMKKVCISCHNVNFTDNFFIQYEELMNLYHEKFARPGLELYAAATKVLKAVKGDTYAQFAQMIDFTWFEIWHHEGRRARHAAAMMAPDYTHWHGTYEVAKHWYGKYIPELNEVIEMGKSSEKKEAVAAAEELEKLLAKVQADDNHKWATGQEDAADKAERTKRAEEFKKRYAK comes from the coding sequence ATGAGAGTGGTATTGTGGACGACTGCATTGGCGCTGGCAATTGGAATACAAGGCGGAGCAGCCTTGGCAGCTCAGGAGAGCGGTCTGCCCAAGGCAATGTCGAATGAGACAAAGACCTGTCTGGGATGTCACAAGGAAATCAACGAGGGTATGTACCAACAATGGGGTGCGAGCAAGCATTATCGCGCCAATGTTGGCTGCTACGAATGCCATAAGGCGGATAAAGGCGATGCCGATGCAATGGAGCATAACGGTTTCACTGTCTCTGTCATTGTCTCACCCAAGGACTGTGGTCGCTGTCATGCCAAGGAGACCGAGGAATTTGCCGGTTCCCATCATTCCAAGGCCGGTCAAATCATGGGCTCCCTGGACAACAAACTGGCCGAGGTTGTGGAAGGCAATAAGGGGATGAAGACGGCAGGTTACCCGGATGGCATTTCCGCTGCTGCGGTGAATGGCTGTTGGCAGTGTCACGGCTCCAGGGTTGCTGTCCTTCCGGGCGGGAAACTGGATCCTGCCACTTGGCCGAACAGCGGTATTGGGCGAATCAACCCGGACGGTAGCGAGGGCAGCTGTTCCGCCTGTCATTCACGGCATAACTTCTCGGTCGAGCAGGTGCGGAACCCTGAGAACTGCGGCAAATGCCATATGGGGCCGGATCATCCTCAGATCGAAATCTACAACGAGTCCAAGCATGGTATCGCCTTCCATGCCAATAAGGACAAGATGAACATGGATTCCGCCAAGTGGATTGTGGGTGAAGACTATTCTGCTGCCCCGACCTGTGCCACTTGTCATATGTCTGCAACCAAGGACATGCCGACCAACCATAACGTCGGTTTGCGTATCAAGTGGAACAACCGTCCGGCGATTTCCAAGGAAGCACATAAAACCGATGAAACCTGGGGGCTGGAGTCTGCAAAGATCACCGGTGACATGCGCCGCAAAAACATGAAAAAGGTCTGTATCTCCTGCCATAACGTCAACTTCACAGATAATTTCTTTATCCAGTATGAAGAGCTGATGAACCTCTATCATGAGAAGTTCGCCAGACCGGGACTGGAACTGTACGCTGCCGCCACAAAAGTATTGAAGGCGGTCAAGGGTGATACCTATGCCCAGTTCGCCCAAATGATCGACTTCACCTGGTTTGAAATCTGGCATCATGAAGGACGGCGGGCACGTCATGCTGCGGCAATGATGGCACCGGACTATACCCATTGGCACGGCACCTATGAGGTGGCCAAGCACTGGTACGGCAAATACATTCCTGAGCTGAATGAAGTTATCGAAATGGGTAAAAGCAGTGAAAAGAAAGAGGCTGTTGCAGCAGCTGAAGAACTGGAAAAACTGCTGGCCAAAGTCCAGGCTGATGACAACCATAAATGGGCAACAGGTCAGGAAGATGCGGCTGACAAGGCTGAGCGGACCAAACGAGCTGAAGAGTTCAAGAAACGCTACGCCAAATAA